From the genome of Rathayibacter sp. VKM Ac-2759, one region includes:
- a CDS encoding NAD(P)-dependent oxidoreductase, with protein sequence MSAERRRVLVTGATGFLGGYAVREFLAAGDEVIASGRNPAALERLRSEGAETIEADLAQLAAMPVQADVLIHSAALSSPWGRWSEFHEANVAGTEAMIDLAQRSRIRRFVFVSSPSIYSARRHRIGVREEDVDPESRMSLYIRSKIEAERLLQAALAAGRIEELVILRPRGLIGVGDPSLIPRFIAASRRRGIPLFDGGRNVVDVTCVENAARALVLAASAPVAPGSVYNITNGEPQPFGDLLDRFFDAMGETPRYLTVDLRVLSALAVLLEKVYALLPRGTEPPFTRYTVATLAYAQTLDISRARSELGYEPTVPLAEGIRRVGEHYRSSRG encoded by the coding sequence ATGTCCGCTGAGCGCCGGCGCGTGCTGGTCACCGGGGCGACGGGGTTCCTCGGCGGGTACGCGGTCCGCGAGTTCCTCGCCGCGGGCGACGAGGTGATCGCGAGCGGGCGGAATCCGGCGGCTCTGGAGCGGCTCCGCTCCGAGGGCGCCGAGACGATCGAGGCCGATCTGGCGCAGCTCGCCGCGATGCCGGTGCAGGCCGACGTGCTGATCCACTCCGCCGCCCTGTCGAGCCCGTGGGGGCGCTGGAGCGAGTTCCACGAGGCCAATGTGGCGGGCACGGAGGCGATGATCGACCTCGCGCAGCGCTCGCGGATCCGGCGCTTCGTGTTCGTCTCGTCGCCCAGCATCTACTCCGCGCGGCGGCACCGGATCGGCGTGCGCGAGGAGGACGTCGACCCCGAGAGCCGGATGAGCCTCTACATCCGCAGCAAGATCGAGGCCGAGCGGCTATTGCAGGCGGCGCTCGCGGCGGGCCGGATCGAGGAGCTGGTGATCCTCCGCCCGCGCGGACTGATCGGGGTGGGCGATCCGAGCCTCATCCCGCGCTTCATCGCGGCGTCGCGCCGCCGCGGGATCCCGCTGTTCGACGGCGGGCGCAACGTCGTCGACGTCACCTGCGTCGAGAACGCGGCGCGCGCGCTGGTGCTCGCGGCCTCGGCCCCGGTCGCCCCCGGCAGCGTCTACAACATCACCAACGGCGAGCCGCAGCCGTTCGGCGACCTCCTCGACCGCTTCTTCGACGCGATGGGCGAGACCCCGCGGTACCTCACCGTCGACCTGCGGGTCCTGAGCGCCCTGGCCGTGCTGCTCGAGAAGGTCTACGCGCTGCTGCCCCGCGGCACCGAGCCTCCGTTCACGCGCTACACCGTCGCGACGCTCGCCTACGCGCAGACCCTCGACATCTCGCGGGCGCGCTCCGAGCTCGGCTACGAGCCGACGGTGCCGCTGGCGGAGGGGATCCGCCGGGTCGGCGAGCACTACCGGAGCAGCCGTGGCTGA
- a CDS encoding MBL fold metallo-hydrolase: MAEPALRVFACGDTTFPLSRVFRGRGLPRRTFPSNVFLYTHPSGRRVLFDTGYPPTLRGTGPIGALYRRILPARITAAETIEAQLRREGLAPGDIDLVVLSHLHPDHIGGLRWFPDATLVLSAGQRERMRRNGVTDGIFGALIPPWVARAPTLVVDEQPAVTVAGMSGFDVFGDGRFVVTPLPGHALGHLGALVEGRVLLAGDAAWGRDVLTWSDRLRPLPRLISDDPEAHHATSQRLERLEAAGITLCFSHDAYPSRVLLP, translated from the coding sequence GTGGCTGAGCCGGCGCTCCGCGTCTTCGCCTGCGGCGACACGACCTTCCCGCTCTCGCGCGTCTTCCGAGGCCGAGGGCTGCCGCGCCGCACCTTCCCCTCGAACGTCTTCCTCTACACGCATCCGAGCGGCCGCCGGGTGCTCTTCGACACCGGCTATCCGCCGACACTGCGCGGCACGGGGCCGATCGGCGCGCTCTACCGGCGGATCCTGCCGGCGCGCATCACGGCGGCCGAGACGATCGAGGCGCAGCTGCGGCGCGAGGGGCTCGCGCCCGGCGACATCGACCTCGTCGTGCTCTCGCACCTGCACCCCGACCACATCGGGGGGCTGCGCTGGTTCCCCGACGCGACCCTCGTGCTCTCGGCGGGGCAGCGGGAGAGGATGCGGCGGAACGGCGTCACCGACGGGATCTTCGGTGCGCTGATCCCCCCGTGGGTCGCCCGGGCGCCGACGCTCGTGGTCGACGAGCAGCCCGCCGTGACGGTCGCCGGGATGAGCGGCTTCGACGTCTTCGGCGACGGCCGCTTCGTGGTGACGCCGCTGCCCGGCCACGCGCTCGGCCACCTCGGCGCCCTGGTCGAGGGCCGCGTGCTCCTCGCGGGCGACGCCGCCTGGGGACGCGACGTGCTGACCTGGTCCGACCGCCTCCGCCCGCTGCCCCGCCTGATCAGCGACGATCCGGAGGCGCACCACGCCACCTCCCAGCGGCTCGAGCGCCTCGAGGCGGCAGGGATCACCCTCTGCTTCAGCCACGACGCGTACCCGTCGCGCGTGCTGCTGCCCTGA
- a CDS encoding DUF3349 domain-containing protein: MAALEPGTTDGPVARVVGWLRAGYPAGVPEQDYVPLLGILRRSLTSDELEQVVGQLLADAARADAAGEELDSARLRERVEQMLLGPAMPEDLVRVSARLASAGWPLGDPKAFVEPSSQEREGLVTRVVRWLRAGYPAGLPEQDFVPLIALLRRRLTDAEVTEVGSQLAADASRIDVGAAIAKVTSELPSDEDIERVRRSLSAHGWPEDFAV, from the coding sequence ATGGCCGCCCTCGAGCCCGGAACGACCGACGGACCCGTGGCGCGCGTCGTCGGCTGGCTCCGTGCCGGATACCCGGCCGGAGTGCCGGAGCAGGACTACGTGCCGCTGCTCGGGATCCTCCGCCGCAGCCTCACCTCGGACGAGCTCGAGCAGGTCGTCGGGCAGCTGCTCGCGGACGCCGCGCGAGCGGACGCGGCAGGCGAGGAGCTCGACTCGGCCCGGCTGCGCGAGCGCGTCGAGCAGATGCTGCTCGGGCCCGCGATGCCCGAGGATCTCGTCCGGGTGTCGGCGCGTCTGGCGAGCGCCGGCTGGCCGCTCGGAGACCCGAAGGCGTTCGTCGAGCCGAGCAGCCAGGAGCGCGAGGGCCTCGTGACCCGCGTCGTCCGGTGGCTGCGCGCGGGCTACCCCGCAGGACTCCCCGAGCAGGACTTCGTGCCGCTCATCGCCCTGCTGCGCCGGCGCCTGACCGACGCGGAGGTGACGGAGGTGGGCTCGCAGCTCGCCGCGGATGCGAGCCGCATCGACGTGGGCGCCGCGATCGCGAAGGTGACGTCGGAGCTCCCCTCCGACGAGGACATCGAGCGGGTGCGCCGCTCCCTCTCGGCGCACGGCTGGCCGGAGGACTTCGCGGTCTGA
- a CDS encoding inorganic phosphate transporter, whose amino-acid sequence MDPIILLVLVVVTALAFDFTNGFHDTANAMATSIATGALKPKVAVTLSAVLNLVGAFLSIEVALTVTNAVVKIQDSSGAPDPALLEGGGSALLLIVLAGLIGGIIWNLLTWLLGLPSSSSHALFGGLIGSALAGLGVNGVNWAGDGSKLDGVVGKVILPALMSPVLAGAVAAIGTWLVFRVIGNVAEKKLHHGFRIGQIGSASLVSLAHGTNDAQKTMGVITLALIAAGGWDDTESVPFWVKLACALAISLGTYIGGWRIIRTVGKGLVEINTPQGMAAESSSAAVILASSHLGFALSTTHVATGSILGSGVGRPGAQVRWRVALRMVIAWVITLPAAALVGAVMWWLGHLVGGAGGGLLMAAVLVAVAAYIYLRSRRDSIGAHNVNDEWEDAKAPARPTADSRTS is encoded by the coding sequence GTGGATCCCATCATCCTTCTCGTCCTCGTCGTCGTCACCGCACTCGCGTTCGACTTCACCAACGGCTTCCATGACACGGCCAACGCGATGGCGACGTCCATCGCGACTGGCGCGCTGAAGCCGAAGGTCGCCGTCACGCTCTCGGCGGTCCTCAACCTCGTCGGCGCCTTCCTCAGTATCGAGGTCGCCCTGACGGTGACCAACGCGGTCGTGAAGATCCAGGACTCGTCCGGCGCGCCCGACCCGGCGCTGCTCGAGGGCGGCGGATCCGCTCTGCTGCTCATCGTGCTGGCCGGCCTCATCGGCGGCATCATCTGGAACCTCCTCACCTGGCTGCTCGGCCTGCCCTCGAGCTCGTCGCACGCGCTGTTCGGCGGACTGATCGGCTCGGCGCTCGCCGGACTCGGCGTCAACGGCGTCAACTGGGCGGGCGACGGATCCAAGCTCGACGGCGTCGTCGGCAAGGTGATCCTGCCCGCGCTGATGTCGCCGGTGCTCGCCGGAGCGGTCGCCGCGATCGGCACCTGGCTCGTCTTCCGCGTGATCGGCAACGTCGCCGAGAAGAAGCTGCACCACGGGTTCCGCATCGGCCAGATCGGCAGCGCCTCCCTCGTCTCGCTCGCCCACGGCACCAACGACGCGCAGAAGACCATGGGCGTCATCACGCTCGCGCTGATCGCCGCGGGCGGCTGGGACGACACCGAGTCGGTGCCGTTCTGGGTCAAGCTCGCCTGCGCGCTCGCCATCTCGCTCGGCACCTACATCGGCGGCTGGCGGATCATCCGCACCGTCGGCAAGGGCCTCGTCGAGATCAACACTCCGCAGGGCATGGCGGCCGAGAGCTCCTCCGCCGCCGTGATCCTCGCCTCCAGCCACCTCGGCTTCGCCCTCTCGACCACGCACGTCGCGACCGGCTCGATCCTCGGCTCCGGTGTCGGGCGCCCCGGCGCCCAGGTCCGCTGGCGGGTCGCCCTGCGCATGGTGATCGCCTGGGTGATCACGCTCCCGGCCGCCGCGCTCGTCGGCGCCGTGATGTGGTGGCTCGGCCACCTCGTCGGAGGCGCGGGAGGCGGCCTGCTGATGGCCGCGGTCCTCGTCGCCGTCGCCGCGTACATCTACCTCCGCTCGCGCCGCGACAGCATCGGCGCCCACAACGTCAATGACGAGTGGGAGGACGCGAAGGCGCCCGCCCGCCCGACCGCCGACTCCCGCACCTCCTAG
- a CDS encoding VOC family protein, protein MTDSISPRAFRAIAGTEDWRVVGDGARAWFATGSYEVGAALVAAVAAVADKAGHHPDVDLRYGGVGVRLISHDIGDISERDVALALRISAAARALGISADPSRVQSLQIAIDAVDVAAVRRFWQAALDYSPVEDADLTDPRGLGPNIWIQRIDDARAERNTIHLDLYLPRDQVEARIDAALAAGGRLVSDENAPEWWTLADPEGNELDLAPWRDDSEWKA, encoded by the coding sequence ATGACCGATTCGATCTCTCCCCGAGCCTTCCGCGCGATCGCCGGCACCGAGGACTGGCGGGTCGTCGGCGACGGCGCCCGCGCCTGGTTCGCGACCGGGTCGTACGAGGTCGGTGCCGCGCTCGTGGCGGCCGTCGCCGCCGTCGCCGACAAGGCGGGCCACCACCCCGACGTCGACCTCCGCTACGGAGGCGTCGGCGTCCGCCTGATCAGCCACGACATCGGCGACATCAGCGAGCGCGACGTCGCCCTCGCCCTGCGCATCTCGGCCGCCGCCCGCGCTCTGGGCATCAGCGCCGACCCGTCGCGCGTGCAGAGCCTGCAGATCGCGATCGACGCGGTCGACGTCGCCGCCGTCCGCCGCTTCTGGCAGGCGGCACTCGACTACTCCCCCGTCGAGGACGCCGATCTCACCGACCCCCGCGGCCTCGGCCCGAACATCTGGATCCAGCGGATCGACGACGCGAGGGCCGAGCGCAACACGATCCACCTCGACCTCTACCTCCCGCGCGACCAGGTCGAGGCGCGCATCGACGCCGCCCTGGCCGCCGGCGGACGGCTCGTGAGCGACGAGAACGCACCGGAGTGGTGGACCCTCGCCGACCCCGAGGGCAACGAGCTCGACCTCGCCCCGTGGCGCGACGACAGCGAGTGGAAGGCCTGA
- a CDS encoding VOC family protein, translating into MEKVTGIGGFFFAAQDPQALARWYSQHLGIDEVPLEYGAPSWRQEAGTTVLAPMEAGSPHLGSTGWAVNFRVRSLDAMVAQLQEAGVAVEVDPEQYPNGRFADLRDPEGNRVQLWEPAGDDA; encoded by the coding sequence ATGGAGAAGGTCACGGGCATCGGCGGGTTCTTCTTCGCCGCGCAGGATCCGCAGGCGCTCGCGCGCTGGTACTCGCAGCACCTCGGCATCGACGAGGTGCCGCTGGAGTACGGCGCCCCGTCGTGGCGGCAGGAGGCGGGGACGACGGTGCTCGCGCCGATGGAGGCGGGGTCGCCGCACCTGGGCTCGACCGGCTGGGCGGTGAACTTCCGCGTGCGCTCGCTCGACGCGATGGTCGCGCAGCTGCAGGAGGCGGGCGTCGCGGTCGAGGTCGACCCCGAGCAGTACCCGAACGGCCGGTTCGCCGACCTGCGCGACCCCGAGGGCAATCGCGTGCAGCTCTGGGAGCCGGCGGGCGACGACGCCTGA
- a CDS encoding HNH endonuclease signature motif containing protein — protein sequence MTPDTVRTLADIALRADVTSSLAQLAKATALYASYRAARLIPEAFVRGGSLGRSESRDLFERSIRADLAVSMRTTERRLSRILEHGQLLNEDLPHTRTALADGVILWEASQVICDTASTLPRSSRAVFDERAAEVALTANPTQLQRAVARMRDQLHDEPLAVRQVRARADRGVWVSAEIDGMATFGALLPAEVAMGAFHRIDRIARTLRDGTPDGTSGDTTADSAGDERTLAQLRADALADLLCDGDIAGTTPDGDGPTVPPTFVPGVRAEVRLTLAARTASGADDAPAHLDGYGPIPADVARDLVGVGASFTRILTDPDTGIVTSVGRTHRVPPHRMRVHLQLRDQTCRFPGCTRPASTAEADHTLEWRNGGHTSLDNLASLCTSHHHVRHGDRWTYRLHPDGTAEWTTPTGRRVITRSPALPGRPPDPPPLPRLDDGPPPF from the coding sequence GTGACGCCTGACACGGTCAGGACCCTCGCCGACATCGCCCTGCGCGCCGACGTGACCTCCTCCCTGGCGCAGCTGGCGAAGGCCACCGCGCTCTACGCCTCGTACCGCGCGGCGCGGTTGATCCCGGAGGCGTTCGTGCGCGGCGGCAGCCTCGGCCGCAGCGAGTCCCGGGATCTGTTCGAGCGGTCGATCCGGGCCGACCTCGCGGTCTCGATGCGGACCACGGAACGGAGGCTGTCGCGCATCCTCGAGCACGGGCAGCTGCTGAACGAGGACCTCCCACACACCCGCACTGCCCTCGCGGACGGCGTCATCCTGTGGGAGGCGAGCCAGGTGATCTGCGACACCGCGAGCACCCTGCCCCGGTCATCGCGGGCCGTCTTCGACGAGCGCGCCGCCGAGGTCGCGCTCACCGCGAACCCGACGCAACTGCAGCGGGCCGTCGCCCGGATGCGGGACCAGCTGCACGACGAACCCCTCGCCGTCAGGCAGGTCCGGGCGCGCGCCGACCGGGGCGTGTGGGTGAGTGCGGAGATCGACGGGATGGCCACCTTCGGCGCGCTCCTGCCGGCCGAGGTCGCGATGGGCGCCTTCCACCGGATCGACCGCATCGCCCGGACCCTCCGCGACGGGACGCCCGACGGCACATCCGGCGACACCACCGCCGACAGCGCAGGCGACGAGCGGACCCTGGCTCAGCTGCGCGCCGACGCCCTCGCGGACCTGCTCTGCGACGGCGACATCGCCGGCACCACACCGGACGGCGACGGCCCGACAGTCCCGCCCACGTTCGTCCCCGGAGTGCGCGCCGAGGTGCGCCTGACGCTCGCCGCGAGAACCGCCTCCGGAGCCGACGATGCCCCTGCGCACCTCGACGGATACGGCCCCATCCCCGCCGACGTCGCCCGCGATCTCGTTGGAGTCGGAGCGTCGTTCACCCGGATCCTGACCGACCCGGACACCGGGATCGTCACCTCCGTCGGCCGCACCCACCGCGTCCCACCGCACCGGATGCGCGTCCACCTCCAGCTGCGCGACCAGACGTGCCGCTTCCCCGGCTGCACCCGGCCCGCCTCCACCGCCGAGGCCGACCACACCCTCGAATGGCGCAACGGCGGCCACACATCACTCGACAACCTCGCGTCGCTCTGCACGAGCCACCACCACGTCCGACACGGCGACCGCTGGACCTACCGCCTCCACCCCGATGGGACCGCGGAGTGGACCACCCCGACCGGCCGCCGCGTCATCACCCGATCCCCAGCACTTCCCGGGCGGCCACCCGACCCGCCACCACTACCCCGGCTCGACGACGGACCACCACCCTTCTGA
- a CDS encoding M23 family metallopeptidase codes for MHHAVRASTPAPEGVEQTTLPTRRSLRAQRTAERTAARRPSRPRASALAAMTFVVGIAVTSTMPAFAVGGTADSAVARDTATAVAAARPQSFVAAGVVQQSVTRDSFAAEAKPEVLVPTASLDAITATSGESTDAAAGVSGTWVLPISGRISSSYGPRPDAPVAGVNLFHKGTDLAGACGTPVLAAASGTVEESMYSGSYGNWVLLDNGGGIETGYAHNTDLLVDVGDYVTAGQQIATRGSTGASTGCHLHFETRVDGEAVDAVPFMEALGVPLG; via the coding sequence ATGCACCATGCTGTTCGCGCGTCGACTCCCGCCCCCGAGGGAGTCGAGCAGACCACTCTTCCGACCCGCCGCTCCCTCCGCGCCCAGCGCACCGCTGAGCGCACCGCGGCCCGTCGACCGTCGAGGCCCCGCGCCTCCGCCCTGGCCGCGATGACCTTCGTGGTCGGGATCGCCGTGACGTCGACGATGCCGGCCTTCGCGGTCGGCGGCACCGCCGACTCCGCCGTGGCGCGCGACACGGCGACGGCCGTCGCCGCCGCCCGCCCGCAGAGCTTCGTCGCCGCGGGAGTCGTCCAGCAGAGCGTCACCCGCGACTCCTTCGCGGCGGAGGCGAAGCCCGAGGTCCTCGTCCCCACCGCCTCGCTCGACGCGATCACGGCCACCTCCGGCGAGTCCACCGACGCGGCCGCCGGCGTCTCGGGCACCTGGGTGCTCCCGATCTCGGGGCGCATCAGCAGCAGCTACGGCCCGCGACCCGACGCACCCGTCGCCGGCGTGAACCTCTTCCACAAGGGCACCGACCTCGCCGGGGCGTGCGGCACGCCCGTCCTCGCTGCGGCCAGCGGCACGGTCGAGGAGTCGATGTACTCCGGCAGCTACGGCAACTGGGTCCTGCTCGACAACGGCGGCGGAATCGAGACCGGCTACGCCCACAACACCGACCTGCTCGTCGACGTCGGCGACTACGTGACCGCGGGCCAGCAGATCGCGACGCGCGGCTCGACCGGCGCCTCGACCGGCTGCCACCTGCACTTCGAGACCCGCGTCGACGGCGAGGCGGTCGACGCCGTCCCGTTCATGGAGGCGCTCGGGGTGCCGCTGGGCTGA
- a CDS encoding glucose 1-dehydrogenase has product MSTSTRFTDRVVLITGGGSGLGRASAVRLAEEGAKLALVDVSEQGLAATVEALPEGTDVLTVVADVSKEADVDAYVAQTLERFGRIDGFFNNAGIEGRQNLTEDFTAEEFDKVVAINLRGVFLGLEKVLKVMREQGSGMVVNTASVGGITGIGNQSGYAAAKHGVVGLTRNSGIEYGQYGIRINAIAPGAIWTPMVENSMKQLDPENPRRAAEEFIQINPTKRYGEAAEIASVVAFLLSDDAAYVNAVVLPIDGGQSIKY; this is encoded by the coding sequence ATGAGCACCAGCACCCGATTCACCGACCGCGTCGTCCTCATCACCGGAGGCGGCTCCGGACTCGGCCGCGCGAGCGCCGTCCGCCTCGCCGAGGAGGGTGCGAAGCTCGCCCTCGTCGACGTCTCGGAGCAGGGACTCGCCGCGACCGTCGAGGCCCTGCCCGAGGGCACCGACGTGCTGACGGTCGTCGCCGACGTGTCGAAGGAGGCCGACGTGGACGCCTACGTCGCGCAGACCCTCGAGCGCTTCGGCCGCATCGACGGCTTCTTCAACAACGCCGGCATCGAGGGCCGCCAGAACCTCACCGAGGACTTCACCGCCGAGGAGTTCGACAAGGTCGTCGCGATCAACCTGCGCGGGGTGTTCCTCGGCCTCGAGAAGGTGCTCAAGGTCATGCGCGAGCAGGGCTCGGGCATGGTCGTCAACACCGCGAGCGTCGGCGGCATCACCGGCATCGGCAACCAGTCGGGCTACGCGGCCGCCAAGCACGGCGTCGTCGGCCTGACCCGCAACTCCGGCATCGAGTACGGCCAGTACGGCATCCGCATCAACGCGATCGCCCCCGGCGCCATCTGGACGCCGATGGTCGAGAACTCGATGAAGCAGCTCGACCCCGAGAACCCGCGCCGGGCCGCGGAGGAGTTCATCCAGATCAACCCGACCAAGCGCTACGGAGAGGCGGCCGAGATCGCCTCCGTCGTCGCGTTCCTGCTGTCGGACGACGCCGCCTACGTCAACGCGGTCGTGCTGCCGATCGACGGCGGTCAGTCGATCAAGTACTGA
- a CDS encoding AMP-binding protein: MNPTGSFRAARDTLLEHRTDAAAATAAFAWPDVGPHFNWAVDWFDEIAIGNEKTALWIVEEDGSEQKVSFDRMRWRSDEVAAWLHSSGVEQGDHVMLMLGNRLELWEAMLAIMKLGAVILPTTTLLSPADLADRLERGEVAHVIVDASETAKFEGLTGDFGRIAVGGAVDGWLDYADSIDAAGISPSVVVDTDDPCLIYFTSGTTSKPKMVVHTQESYPVGHLSTMYWLGVRPDDVHMAISSPGWGKHAWSCFFAPWNAEATVFVYNYSRFAPAALRHQLDRAGVTTFCAPPTVWRMLIQSELGEKPRDLTEILSAGEPLNPEVIATIEREWGLTIRDGYGQTETTAIIANPPGAEIVPGAMGRPLPGVAIALVDPLTGEPASTGEICLDLSVEPVNLMSGYLGDDERTDRARADGYFHTGDVAVRAVDGTITFVGRTDDIFKSSDFKISPFEVESVLLQHPAVAESAVVPAPDATRHSIVKAYIELAEGWEPTRETAAAIFAHTRTQLSAFERVRRLEFHPLPKTISGKIRRVELREREEAAFGRGEEIASEWRSDRLGTGEKA, translated from the coding sequence ATGAACCCCACCGGCAGCTTCCGCGCCGCCCGCGACACCCTGCTCGAGCACCGCACCGACGCGGCCGCCGCCACCGCCGCGTTCGCGTGGCCCGACGTCGGCCCCCACTTCAACTGGGCCGTCGACTGGTTCGACGAGATCGCCATCGGCAACGAGAAGACCGCGCTCTGGATCGTCGAGGAGGACGGCTCGGAGCAGAAGGTCTCGTTCGACCGGATGCGCTGGCGCTCCGATGAGGTCGCCGCCTGGCTGCATTCGAGCGGGGTCGAGCAGGGCGACCACGTGATGCTCATGCTCGGCAACCGGCTCGAGCTGTGGGAGGCGATGCTCGCGATCATGAAGCTCGGCGCGGTCATCCTGCCCACCACCACCCTCCTCTCGCCCGCCGACCTGGCCGACCGCCTCGAGCGCGGCGAGGTCGCGCACGTGATCGTGGACGCCTCCGAGACCGCGAAGTTCGAGGGGCTGACCGGCGACTTCGGGCGCATCGCCGTCGGCGGAGCGGTCGACGGGTGGCTCGACTACGCCGATTCGATCGACGCCGCCGGCATCAGCCCCTCCGTCGTCGTCGACACCGACGACCCGTGCCTCATCTACTTCACGTCGGGGACGACCTCGAAGCCGAAGATGGTCGTGCACACCCAGGAGTCGTACCCGGTCGGCCACCTCAGCACCATGTACTGGCTCGGCGTCCGCCCCGACGACGTGCACATGGCGATCAGCTCGCCCGGCTGGGGCAAGCACGCCTGGAGCTGCTTCTTCGCGCCGTGGAACGCCGAGGCGACGGTGTTCGTCTACAACTACAGCCGCTTCGCTCCCGCGGCGCTGCGCCATCAGCTCGACCGCGCGGGAGTCACCACCTTCTGCGCTCCGCCGACCGTGTGGCGGATGCTCATCCAGTCGGAGCTCGGCGAGAAGCCCCGCGACCTCACCGAGATCCTCTCGGCCGGCGAGCCGCTCAACCCCGAGGTGATCGCCACCATCGAGCGCGAGTGGGGGCTCACCATCCGCGACGGCTACGGCCAGACCGAGACGACCGCGATCATCGCGAACCCGCCCGGCGCCGAGATCGTGCCGGGCGCGATGGGCCGGCCGCTGCCGGGCGTCGCGATCGCGCTCGTCGACCCGCTCACCGGCGAGCCCGCCTCCACCGGCGAGATCTGCCTCGACCTGTCGGTCGAGCCCGTCAACCTGATGTCGGGCTACCTCGGCGACGACGAGCGCACCGACCGCGCCCGCGCCGACGGCTACTTCCACACCGGAGACGTCGCGGTGCGCGCCGTCGACGGCACCATCACCTTCGTCGGACGCACCGACGACATCTTCAAGTCGTCCGACTTCAAGATCTCGCCGTTCGAGGTCGAGAGCGTGCTGCTGCAGCATCCCGCCGTCGCCGAGTCGGCCGTCGTCCCGGCTCCCGACGCGACGCGCCACAGCATCGTCAAGGCGTACATCGAGCTGGCGGAGGGCTGGGAGCCGACCCGCGAGACCGCGGCCGCGATCTTCGCCCACACCCGCACCCAGCTGTCGGCGTTCGAGCGCGTGCGCCGGCTCGAGTTCCACCCGCTGCCCAAGACGATCTCGGGCAAGATCCGCCGCGTCGAACTGCGCGAGCGCGAGGAGGCGGCGTTCGGCCGCGGCGAGGAGATCGCCTCGGAGTGGCGGAGCGACCGCCTGGGGACGGGAGAGAAGGCCTGA
- a CDS encoding class I SAM-dependent methyltransferase, giving the protein MSDEHVAEAYGARAGEYAALLGSVEDADERDRALIASWAASIEGPVIDAGCGPGHWTAFLRDAGLEVVGVDLVPEFLDHARARFPEVPFRLGTLRELGAAGASLGGILAWYSIIHLPPGDLPAVLEGFARSLAPGGRLLIGFCEGPRVEAFDHAVTTAWFHPLDDVAATVEAAGFEVEHRARRSTPGLRDHGELIAVRR; this is encoded by the coding sequence ATGAGCGATGAGCACGTGGCGGAGGCGTACGGCGCGCGGGCGGGCGAGTACGCGGCGCTGCTGGGCTCGGTCGAGGATGCCGACGAGCGGGACCGCGCGCTGATCGCCTCCTGGGCCGCCTCGATCGAGGGCCCGGTGATCGACGCGGGGTGCGGACCCGGGCACTGGACCGCGTTCCTGCGGGATGCCGGCCTCGAGGTGGTCGGCGTCGACCTCGTCCCGGAGTTCCTCGACCACGCGCGGGCGCGCTTCCCGGAGGTGCCGTTCCGGCTCGGCACCCTCCGCGAGCTCGGCGCGGCCGGAGCGTCTCTCGGCGGGATCCTCGCCTGGTACTCGATCATCCACCTGCCGCCGGGCGACCTGCCCGCCGTGCTGGAGGGATTCGCCCGGAGCCTCGCGCCGGGTGGTCGCCTGCTGATCGGCTTCTGCGAGGGGCCGCGGGTCGAGGCCTTCGACCATGCGGTGACGACCGCCTGGTTCCATCCCCTCGACGACGTGGCGGCGACGGTCGAGGCCGCCGGCTTCGAGGTCGAGCACCGCGCGCGCCGGAGCACTCCCGGCCTACGCGATCACGGCGAGCTCATCGCCGTGCGCCGCTGA